One region of Xylanimonas ulmi genomic DNA includes:
- a CDS encoding DUF4127 family protein, whose translation MRIALLPLDERPVNVRLPAEVAAVAGAEVVVPPAGALPRMRVPGDVDVLGDWLVGQCLDPATDAAVVSLEMLHHGGLLPSRLSHDDLWSTLGRSQVLRTIRAARPSLPIAALSVVMRASDSYVADEEPEYWTLYGRDLHAVGADLHRSFLGEPTSGAGARVPHEARADFLRRRLRNHLVNLAALDLVADGVIAPLLVTADDTASRSAGSVEQAWIAHWSRALCRPEGSVVSHPGADEVSAVLVSRALGALDPRPVSIAVACADPLGLKRTAPYENAPVGVGAASQIRASGSVVADGPGDALLVVHAPDPIGGDWRGRMPHDCGREPGPAARGDEAVRSTAAVIRAALDAGAAVGLADVRYANGADPRLVTELLEQGLIERLSAYAAWNTAGNTLGSVVATLRAGVIGRRAGAFDAHAARRLLVGRVLEDWGYQAVVRTRLTGTLDPQAGEDPAADGRGDSYLARARRELAGLLERVSPGARLDRVTLPWRRSFEVEFDVRLPHDRPRGA comes from the coding sequence ATGAGGATCGCGTTGCTGCCGCTCGATGAGCGCCCTGTCAACGTGCGCCTGCCCGCTGAGGTCGCGGCGGTCGCGGGCGCCGAGGTCGTCGTGCCTCCTGCGGGAGCGCTGCCGCGGATGCGTGTGCCGGGTGACGTGGACGTCCTCGGCGACTGGCTGGTCGGCCAGTGCCTCGACCCTGCCACCGACGCAGCGGTCGTGTCGCTTGAGATGCTCCACCACGGCGGTTTGCTCCCCTCGCGCCTGAGTCACGACGACCTGTGGAGCACCCTCGGGCGATCACAGGTGTTGCGCACCATCCGAGCCGCTCGACCGAGCCTGCCGATCGCCGCGCTGTCCGTCGTCATGCGCGCAAGCGACTCCTATGTGGCGGATGAGGAGCCCGAGTACTGGACGCTGTACGGCCGTGACCTGCACGCCGTCGGCGCGGACCTGCACAGGAGCTTCCTGGGAGAGCCGACGTCGGGCGCCGGCGCCCGCGTGCCGCATGAGGCGCGCGCGGACTTCCTGCGTCGTCGGCTCCGCAACCACCTGGTCAACCTTGCGGCGCTTGACCTCGTGGCTGACGGCGTGATCGCCCCGTTGCTCGTCACGGCCGACGACACCGCGTCCCGATCCGCCGGATCGGTCGAGCAGGCGTGGATCGCTCACTGGTCGCGTGCGCTGTGCCGGCCGGAGGGGTCTGTCGTCAGCCACCCTGGGGCCGACGAGGTCTCGGCCGTCCTGGTCTCTCGCGCGCTCGGCGCCCTCGACCCGCGACCGGTGTCGATCGCCGTCGCGTGCGCAGACCCGCTGGGGCTCAAGCGCACGGCGCCCTACGAGAACGCGCCGGTGGGTGTGGGGGCGGCGTCGCAGATTCGCGCGTCGGGCAGTGTCGTCGCTGACGGGCCGGGCGACGCGCTGCTGGTCGTGCACGCGCCCGATCCCATCGGCGGGGACTGGCGCGGGAGGATGCCCCACGACTGCGGGCGCGAGCCCGGGCCGGCCGCTCGGGGGGACGAGGCCGTGCGATCGACCGCCGCGGTCATCCGAGCCGCGCTCGACGCGGGCGCCGCCGTGGGCCTGGCCGACGTCCGATACGCCAATGGAGCAGACCCGCGGCTTGTCACGGAGTTGTTGGAGCAGGGGCTCATCGAGAGGCTGTCCGCCTACGCGGCGTGGAACACCGCAGGGAACACTCTCGGGTCGGTCGTGGCGACGCTCCGCGCCGGAGTGATCGGCAGGCGCGCCGGCGCCTTCGACGCTCACGCGGCGCGAAGGCTGCTGGTGGGGCGTGTCCTGGAGGATTGGGGGTACCAGGCCGTGGTGCGCACCCGCCTGACGGGGACGCTCGACCCTCAGGCAGGAGAGGACCCCGCCGCCGACGGCCGTGGGGACAGCTACCTCGCCCGCGCGCGCCGTGAGCTCGCGGGGCTCCTTGAGCGTGTCTCGCCCGGAGCGCGGCTCGACCGCGTCACCCTGCCGTGGCGTCGTTCGTTCGAGGTCGAGTTCGACGTCCGACTGCCCCACGACAGACCGCGGGGGGCCTGA
- a CDS encoding ROK family protein: MRCFLGVDVGGTKTAAAVVDACGRVLLSSVVATPARLGGAAVLEAAGAGAALTLERARAEGLRPEACGAGVAGVIGPDGVVTSATEALPGWAGVDVRSGLAAATGLPVRVVNDVHALALGEARFGAAADARSVLVVAVGTGVGGAFVHDRRLVAGRSGTAGSIGHTPVAGREGRRCPCGAEDHLEAYASGPAIVSRYAARGGQGERLEDVVAAAGRGDDAARTVLVEAGTLIGQVVAGAANLLDPHAIVLGGGVLHAGAHLLDPLRRALMAHTLPGPRAAPVSATAPLPHGNVVGAASLVMDGIDL; encoded by the coding sequence GTGCGTTGCTTTCTGGGGGTTGACGTCGGCGGAACGAAGACCGCCGCCGCCGTGGTCGACGCGTGCGGGCGGGTGCTGCTGAGCTCCGTCGTCGCGACGCCCGCACGGCTCGGGGGAGCGGCGGTGCTGGAGGCCGCAGGCGCTGGTGCGGCCTTGACGCTCGAGCGCGCCCGTGCGGAGGGTCTGCGACCCGAGGCATGCGGCGCCGGTGTGGCTGGGGTCATCGGCCCCGACGGGGTCGTCACCAGTGCGACCGAGGCGCTGCCAGGCTGGGCCGGCGTCGATGTTCGATCGGGCCTGGCGGCAGCGACCGGCCTGCCGGTGCGTGTCGTCAACGACGTTCACGCGCTCGCTCTCGGTGAGGCTCGGTTCGGCGCCGCGGCGGACGCGCGAAGTGTCCTGGTCGTCGCCGTCGGGACCGGCGTCGGCGGCGCCTTCGTCCACGACCGGAGGTTGGTCGCGGGGCGCAGCGGAACCGCCGGGTCGATCGGGCACACTCCGGTCGCAGGTCGTGAGGGCCGCCGGTGCCCGTGCGGCGCCGAGGACCACCTGGAGGCCTACGCCTCGGGTCCGGCGATCGTGAGCCGCTACGCCGCGCGTGGTGGGCAGGGCGAGCGCCTGGAGGACGTTGTGGCCGCTGCGGGGCGCGGAGACGACGCCGCGCGCACGGTGCTGGTCGAGGCGGGGACCCTGATCGGGCAGGTCGTGGCAGGCGCCGCCAATCTCCTCGACCCGCACGCGATTGTGTTGGGCGGCGGGGTGCTGCACGCAGGGGCTCACCTGCTCGATCCGCTCAGGCGGGCCTTGATGGCGCACACGCTGCCGGGACCGCGCGCTGCGCCGGTGAGCGCTACGGCGCCGCTGCCCCATGGGAACGTCGTCGGTGCCGCAAGCCTGGTGATGGATGGTATAGACCTTTAG
- a CDS encoding GntR family transcriptional regulator — translation MTAEPGVTAPPRSKYLQIKDALLEAYIDGKPAGSALPPERVLAADFGVTRVTVRRAIDELESDGLVYRVQGGGTYSVGPSIAKSLRLTSFSEDVRARGRTPSSRLLEVAHGAAGDEVGRSLHLSPGDGVVTVRRLRMADGEPMCLEVCALAAATVPGLEDLDLTGSLYELLERHYGIAPTRAEQLIEATVLDEHDAAMLGVPPFSAALRATRTSYDSRGGPVEYAVTTYRADRYSLRFAVRRD, via the coding sequence ATGACGGCAGAACCCGGGGTCACAGCCCCGCCTCGCTCGAAGTACCTGCAGATCAAGGACGCTCTGCTCGAGGCGTACATCGACGGCAAGCCGGCCGGCAGCGCTCTTCCCCCCGAGCGGGTCCTCGCGGCTGACTTCGGCGTCACTCGCGTCACCGTGCGTCGCGCCATCGACGAATTGGAGTCCGACGGGTTGGTCTACCGGGTTCAAGGCGGGGGCACGTACTCCGTCGGCCCGTCGATCGCCAAGTCGCTGCGCCTGACGTCGTTCAGCGAGGACGTCCGGGCTCGTGGCAGGACGCCAAGCTCGCGACTGTTGGAGGTCGCTCACGGCGCCGCTGGTGACGAGGTCGGGCGCAGCCTCCACCTCAGTCCGGGGGACGGTGTCGTGACCGTCCGGCGCCTGCGCATGGCAGACGGCGAGCCGATGTGCCTGGAGGTGTGCGCTCTCGCGGCAGCGACCGTCCCTGGCCTGGAGGACCTCGATCTGACTGGCTCGCTCTACGAGTTGCTCGAGCGGCACTACGGCATCGCGCCCACGCGCGCCGAGCAGCTCATCGAGGCGACGGTGCTCGACGAGCATGACGCCGCGATGCTCGGCGTGCCGCCGTTCTCCGCGGCGCTGCGCGCGACACGGACCTCGTACGACTCGCGAGGTGGTCCCGTCGAGTACGCGGTGACGACGTACCGGGCCGACCGGTACTCGCTTCGGTTCGCCGTGCGCAGGGACTGA
- a CDS encoding N-acetylmannosamine-6-phosphate 2-epimerase, whose protein sequence is MTVAKLAHGLVVSAQTHHPGGPLDHPATLVRLALAAGHGGAAGFRVASPDVVALLSGSTDRPVIGITKRRVPGQEVFITPSVSDAVALVNAGADLVAAHAATRGRPAETFGEIVAACHALGVPVMADCATEAEAHDAVEAGADLIATTMAGYTRETRDVVPPALELAERLVRALTVPVVVEGGVWDPAVVTAAFATGAYAVVVGSAVTDPERITRRMVAAIPPIPENRSAVEQVDARGPWASTPNGECR, encoded by the coding sequence GTGACCGTCGCGAAGCTGGCTCACGGCCTGGTCGTCTCCGCGCAGACCCACCATCCGGGCGGACCGCTCGACCACCCCGCCACGCTGGTGCGCCTCGCCCTGGCGGCAGGGCACGGCGGGGCTGCCGGCTTCCGGGTCGCGTCCCCGGACGTCGTCGCCCTGCTGAGCGGGAGCACGGACCGACCGGTCATCGGCATCACGAAGCGTCGCGTGCCAGGCCAGGAGGTGTTCATCACTCCGTCGGTGTCCGACGCGGTGGCCCTGGTGAACGCGGGGGCGGACCTTGTCGCGGCGCATGCGGCGACCCGAGGACGACCAGCGGAGACGTTCGGCGAGATCGTCGCCGCCTGCCACGCACTCGGGGTGCCCGTGATGGCGGACTGCGCAACCGAGGCCGAGGCGCATGACGCCGTCGAGGCAGGCGCGGACCTCATCGCGACCACCATGGCTGGGTACACCCGAGAGACGAGGGACGTCGTCCCGCCCGCACTGGAGCTGGCGGAACGGTTGGTGCGCGCCCTCACGGTCCCGGTGGTCGTCGAAGGGGGTGTCTGGGACCCGGCTGTCGTCACCGCGGCCTTTGCGACGGGTGCGTATGCGGTCGTCGTCGGCTCGGCCGTGACCGACCCCGAGCGCATCACGCGACGGATGGTGGCGGCGATCCCGCCGATCCCCGAGAACAGGTCCGCTGTCGAACAGGTCGACGCGCGTGGCCCCTGGGCCTCGACCCCGAATGGAGAGTGTCGGTAA
- a CDS encoding Gfo/Idh/MocA family protein — protein sequence MRVGMIGAGGIAVEHAAAWAALGAEITVFSAEGAQDLATECGGKAVASLDDLLGRSDVVDVMTPTDTHYEYTLAAIEAGRHVVCEKPLARTPAQAGELVWAAARAGVQLYPAQVVRYFPEYVATRNAVAAGRVGRPAVLRLTRSGVFPSWSPWFADDARSGGIVADQMIHDLDIARWIAGEVREVYALRSRADQRQTAHVTLTHVSGAVSSVAGLWGPPHLAFRTAVHVAGDRGVLRYDSAQPTGVRADLAPVAVDGRPRPAAVGGESPYLAQLREFAAAFDGGPLPRVDAVDGAIAVELAAAAQTSIARGEPVRVDTAARACALAAAVGTTDRRSA from the coding sequence ATGAGAGTGGGAATGATCGGCGCCGGCGGAATCGCCGTCGAGCACGCCGCCGCCTGGGCGGCGCTCGGTGCTGAGATCACGGTCTTCAGCGCCGAGGGTGCGCAAGACCTTGCGACGGAATGCGGCGGGAAGGCGGTCGCCAGCCTCGACGACCTTTTGGGCCGCAGCGACGTCGTCGACGTCATGACGCCGACGGACACGCATTACGAGTACACGCTGGCCGCAATCGAGGCCGGCCGGCACGTGGTGTGCGAGAAGCCGCTCGCGCGCACGCCGGCACAGGCTGGTGAGCTCGTGTGGGCAGCCGCCCGTGCGGGGGTGCAGCTCTATCCGGCCCAGGTTGTGCGCTACTTCCCGGAGTACGTCGCCACCCGGAACGCGGTTGCCGCCGGGCGTGTCGGACGCCCCGCCGTGCTGCGGCTCACGCGAAGCGGCGTGTTCCCCTCGTGGTCGCCATGGTTCGCCGACGACGCACGGTCGGGTGGGATCGTCGCTGACCAGATGATCCACGACCTGGACATCGCGCGGTGGATTGCTGGAGAGGTCCGTGAGGTGTACGCGCTGCGCTCGCGCGCCGACCAGCGGCAGACCGCGCACGTCACGCTCACCCATGTGAGCGGAGCCGTCAGCTCGGTCGCCGGGCTGTGGGGTCCGCCGCACCTGGCGTTCCGCACCGCCGTCCACGTCGCCGGCGACCGCGGAGTCCTGCGGTACGACTCTGCTCAGCCAACTGGTGTGCGAGCCGACCTCGCCCCGGTCGCGGTCGACGGGCGACCTCGCCCCGCCGCGGTCGGAGGTGAGAGCCCCTATCTCGCGCAGTTGCGTGAGTTCGCAGCGGCATTCGACGGCGGGCCACTCCCGCGCGTCGACGCCGTCGACGGGGCGATCGCCGTCGAACTCGCCGCCGCCGCCCAGACCTCGATCGCGCGCGGTGAGCCTGTGCGCGTCGACACAGCGGCACGCGCGTGCGCACTGGCTGCCGCTGTCGGCACCACGGATCGGAGAAGCGCGTGA
- a CDS encoding Gfo/Idh/MocA family protein, whose translation MNHDKPRHADLKVAVLSFAHPHAEAYADLLTAWPGVQVLAADPDGSTESGGGPRGRELAQTLGVDYVETYAEAFAWGPDAVIVCSENARHRDLVVAAARAGAHVLCEKPLATSAADARAMIEACDGAGVFLMTAYPVRFSPEFATLRAHVDAGSLGQVMALVGTNNGKIPLDGRPWFVDPRLAGGGALVDHVVHVADLLDALLGVRAESVRAATNRILHADDPRVTVETGGLVNVTYPGGVIATIDCSWSHPNAAPNWGGLTLQAVGTEGVIDIDPFGAHVAGTAEDQPAWLAFGGDLDRAMLGHFLDGVRSGVAPQPDGPAGLRSLEVMLAAQESAATGQAVRLAT comes from the coding sequence GTGAACCACGACAAGCCCCGCCACGCCGACCTGAAGGTCGCGGTGCTCTCCTTCGCGCACCCACACGCCGAGGCGTACGCGGACCTGCTCACCGCATGGCCTGGCGTCCAGGTACTGGCCGCCGACCCCGACGGCTCGACCGAATCGGGTGGGGGCCCCCGGGGTCGGGAGCTTGCACAGACTCTCGGCGTGGACTACGTCGAGACGTATGCCGAGGCGTTCGCCTGGGGTCCCGACGCCGTCATTGTGTGCAGCGAGAACGCCCGTCACCGCGACCTGGTCGTCGCCGCCGCCCGGGCGGGGGCGCACGTGCTGTGCGAGAAGCCGCTCGCCACGAGCGCCGCCGACGCGCGCGCCATGATCGAGGCGTGCGACGGAGCCGGCGTCTTCCTCATGACCGCCTACCCGGTCCGGTTCAGCCCCGAGTTCGCGACGCTGCGCGCGCACGTGGACGCGGGATCCCTCGGACAGGTGATGGCGTTGGTGGGGACCAACAACGGAAAGATCCCCCTGGACGGGCGGCCCTGGTTCGTCGACCCCAGGCTTGCGGGAGGTGGAGCGCTTGTCGACCACGTCGTGCACGTCGCAGATCTGCTGGATGCCTTGCTGGGCGTGCGAGCGGAGTCCGTCCGTGCGGCGACGAACCGCATCCTGCACGCTGACGATCCGCGTGTGACCGTCGAGACCGGTGGGCTGGTCAATGTCACCTACCCCGGTGGGGTGATCGCCACGATCGACTGCTCATGGAGCCACCCGAACGCAGCGCCCAACTGGGGTGGGCTCACGCTTCAGGCGGTCGGCACAGAGGGTGTCATCGACATCGACCCGTTCGGCGCCCACGTTGCCGGGACGGCCGAAGACCAGCCCGCGTGGCTAGCGTTCGGCGGCGATCTTGACCGTGCGATGCTCGGGCATTTTCTGGACGGCGTCCGCAGCGGCGTGGCTCCGCAACCAGACGGGCCCGCGGGACTCCGCAGCCTGGAGGTGATGTTGGCCGCTCAGGAGTCCGCGGCGACGGGTCAGGCGGTCCGACTGGCCACGTGA
- a CDS encoding Gfo/Idh/MocA family protein: MKSLSRPRLAVAVVGAGQRAGIGRHVAAVRDDAAVSAVVDSDPVGLDRGRTLFGDVQTFASHRDLIAARAADAAIITTPDDTHADIAVDLLRAGVACYLEKPLATTLADADRVLAAAAESGTPLYVGHNYRHAGVVRAMRGVIERGEIGEVKAIWVRHFVGHGPDYYFKDWHADRSRTGTLLLQKASHDIDIVHYLARGYTRRVVGMGDLMVYGEVADRRERPGQTMADWFSLANWPPASNTGLNPVVDVEDVSMMLMTLDNGVQASYQQCHFTPDYWRNYTVIGTQGRLENIGDTAGGVVRVWNRRHDWQIHGDAEHPIEGVTSGHGDADVATMAEFLGLVIDGAPTVVSPVAARAAVAAGALAAQSLRDGSRPRDVPPLARSVLDHFAATTRSPV, encoded by the coding sequence ATGAAGTCGCTTAGCAGGCCACGGCTGGCGGTCGCCGTCGTCGGCGCCGGGCAGCGCGCCGGGATCGGGCGTCATGTCGCGGCGGTCCGCGACGACGCCGCGGTGAGCGCCGTCGTCGACAGCGACCCGGTCGGCCTCGACCGCGGCCGGACCCTGTTCGGCGACGTCCAGACCTTCGCCAGCCACCGCGACCTGATCGCCGCGCGCGCCGCCGACGCGGCGATCATCACGACCCCCGACGACACCCACGCGGACATCGCGGTCGACCTGTTGCGGGCGGGCGTGGCCTGCTACTTGGAGAAGCCGCTCGCCACGACGCTCGCGGACGCCGACCGGGTGCTGGCGGCCGCGGCCGAGAGCGGGACGCCGCTGTACGTCGGGCACAACTACCGGCACGCGGGCGTCGTGCGCGCGATGCGAGGGGTGATCGAGCGCGGCGAGATCGGTGAGGTCAAGGCCATCTGGGTGCGCCACTTCGTGGGGCATGGCCCGGACTACTACTTCAAGGACTGGCACGCCGACCGGTCGCGCACCGGCACGCTCCTGCTGCAGAAGGCGAGCCACGACATCGACATCGTCCACTACCTCGCGCGGGGGTACACGCGCCGCGTGGTCGGCATGGGCGACCTCATGGTCTACGGCGAGGTGGCCGACCGTCGCGAGCGGCCCGGGCAGACGATGGCGGACTGGTTCTCGCTCGCCAACTGGCCGCCCGCGAGCAACACGGGGCTCAACCCCGTCGTCGACGTCGAGGACGTCTCGATGATGCTGATGACGCTCGACAACGGGGTGCAGGCCAGCTACCAGCAGTGCCACTTCACCCCGGACTACTGGCGCAACTACACGGTCATCGGCACGCAGGGGCGACTGGAGAACATCGGCGACACGGCCGGGGGAGTCGTGCGCGTCTGGAACCGCCGGCACGACTGGCAGATCCACGGGGACGCCGAGCATCCGATCGAGGGCGTGACCAGCGGGCACGGGGACGCGGACGTGGCGACCATGGCGGAGTTCCTCGGCCTGGTCATCGACGGCGCGCCGACCGTCGTCTCACCCGTCGCCGCCCGCGCGGCTGTCGCCGCGGGGGCGCTCGCCGCGCAGTCGCTGCGCGACGGGTCGCGCCCACGAGACGTGCCGCCGCTGGCCCGGTCGGTGCTCGACCACTTCGCCGCCACGACGCGGTCGCCGGTCTGA
- a CDS encoding nitroreductase family protein has product MPGVVGPLKRQLRSAVSDATLAASVHNSQPWHFTMIAQGVAVRVDPTLRPRIIDRQGRWLLQSLGAAIANLELGMRVRTGRTTRTQVFPDLDPHEAGAASGATATLTGAVVAVVEIADDARGDPLDDRLHTAILERRTSRGPLYGDLEAAAWDTVMAAASAAGDGWHIRALRPDPAQTAALVDLTRAVEARWRDDVAYLAEVQRWTKPDGGRGIPPTLIGPGDPSGNVPRREFAVSPTSPRRAPAPSGDTAAPSTDVFEVSPRLLVLAGAPDGPTTWVRAGAAMQRAMLAATAEEARVGFLGQVVEDDEARARAGDLLSLRDEALLQVLRLGAVDPTRHPRRSPRRPLREVLG; this is encoded by the coding sequence GTGCCTGGCGTCGTAGGCCCCCTCAAGCGGCAGCTGCGCTCGGCCGTCAGCGACGCGACGCTCGCCGCGTCGGTGCACAACAGCCAGCCCTGGCACTTCACCATGATCGCCCAGGGGGTCGCCGTGCGCGTCGACCCCACCCTGCGCCCGCGGATCATCGACCGCCAGGGCCGCTGGCTTCTGCAGTCCCTCGGCGCGGCGATCGCGAACCTGGAGCTGGGCATGCGCGTGCGGACCGGACGCACCACCCGCACCCAGGTGTTCCCGGACCTCGACCCGCACGAGGCGGGCGCGGCCAGCGGCGCCACCGCGACCCTGACCGGCGCCGTCGTCGCCGTCGTGGAGATCGCCGACGACGCCCGCGGCGACCCGCTCGACGACCGCCTCCACACCGCCATCCTGGAGCGCCGCACGAGCCGCGGCCCGCTCTACGGCGACCTGGAGGCGGCGGCGTGGGACACGGTCATGGCGGCCGCGAGCGCCGCGGGCGACGGCTGGCACATCCGCGCGCTGCGCCCCGACCCCGCTCAGACGGCGGCGCTGGTCGACCTCACCCGGGCGGTCGAGGCGCGATGGCGCGACGACGTCGCCTATCTCGCCGAGGTCCAACGGTGGACAAAGCCCGACGGCGGTCGCGGCATCCCGCCCACGCTGATCGGGCCGGGCGACCCGAGCGGCAACGTGCCGCGGCGCGAGTTCGCGGTCTCACCGACCTCCCCGCGAAGGGCTCCTGCGCCGTCGGGCGACACCGCGGCGCCATCCACCGACGTGTTCGAGGTCAGCCCGCGGCTGCTCGTGCTCGCCGGAGCCCCCGACGGGCCCACCACCTGGGTCCGGGCCGGCGCCGCGATGCAGCGCGCCATGCTCGCGGCGACCGCCGAGGAGGCCCGGGTCGGGTTCCTCGGCCAGGTCGTGGAGGACGACGAGGCCCGCGCGCGGGCGGGCGACCTGTTGAGCCTGCGGGACGAGGCGCTGCTGCAGGTGCTGCGCCTCGGCGCCGTCGACCCGACCAGGCACCCGCGACGATCGCCCCGGCGCCCGCTGCGCGAGGTGCTCGGCTGA
- the frdD gene encoding fumarate reductase subunit FrdD, whose translation MRRWESRNNESVMWALFAGGGQLAVLVMPAVVIVFGVIVPFEVFGDAATTYRSLAGVATHPAASFAILATLGVILWHCCHRGYHALHDLHLNPPEIVRAATYGLAIVIPAGGWALCLAS comes from the coding sequence ATGAGGCGCTGGGAGAGCCGCAACAACGAGTCCGTGATGTGGGCGCTGTTCGCCGGGGGCGGCCAACTGGCCGTCCTCGTGATGCCCGCCGTCGTGATCGTCTTCGGCGTCATCGTCCCGTTCGAGGTCTTCGGCGACGCGGCGACGACGTACCGCTCGCTGGCCGGCGTCGCCACCCACCCGGCGGCGTCGTTCGCCATTCTCGCGACGCTGGGCGTGATCCTGTGGCATTGCTGCCACCGCGGTTACCACGCCCTGCACGACCTGCACCTCAACCCGCCCGAGATCGTGCGAGCCGCGACGTACGGCCTGGCGATCGTGATTCCCGCTGGGGGGTGGGCGCTGTGCCTGGCGTCGTAG
- a CDS encoding succinate dehydrogenase/fumarate reductase iron-sulfur subunit, which yields MSDDHDAEAVAPTPPGPDDGRGPGESRSGSTEVLGTVRLEVFRYRPDDGDGPRTVAYEVPYSTETSLVDALNWVKDHVDSSLAFRWSCRMGICGSCGMMVNGRPRLACETFLRTYADEGLRVEPLENFDVDRDLVVDLEPFLARLTSVMPWVVPGAEAPDGSPGREGNTQTPEQMVAYHDFTMCVNCLLCYAACPQVGIASDFLGPAAITAAVRYDKDTRDSGSDRRLPVLDTENGVWPCTFVGACSTVCPKGVDPAAAIQQAKIATALAWAAEFVTPHKGTAGDLSDKTARRGSP from the coding sequence ATGAGCGACGACCACGACGCGGAGGCGGTGGCCCCCACCCCGCCCGGCCCGGACGACGGTCGCGGACCCGGCGAGAGCCGCAGCGGCTCGACCGAGGTCCTCGGCACGGTGCGGCTGGAGGTGTTCCGCTACCGGCCCGACGACGGCGACGGACCGCGGACCGTGGCGTACGAGGTGCCGTACAGCACCGAGACGTCCCTGGTCGACGCGCTCAACTGGGTCAAGGACCACGTCGACTCGTCGCTGGCGTTCCGCTGGTCGTGCCGGATGGGCATCTGCGGCAGCTGCGGGATGATGGTCAACGGCCGCCCGCGCCTCGCGTGCGAGACGTTCCTGCGCACGTACGCCGACGAGGGGCTGCGCGTCGAGCCGCTGGAGAACTTCGACGTCGACCGCGACCTCGTCGTCGACCTCGAGCCGTTCCTCGCGCGCCTCACCTCGGTCATGCCGTGGGTCGTGCCCGGCGCCGAGGCGCCCGACGGGTCACCGGGGCGCGAGGGGAACACCCAGACCCCCGAGCAGATGGTCGCCTACCACGACTTCACGATGTGCGTGAACTGCCTGCTGTGCTACGCGGCCTGCCCGCAGGTCGGCATCGCGTCGGACTTCCTCGGGCCGGCGGCCATCACCGCGGCCGTCCGCTACGACAAGGACACGCGTGACAGCGGGTCCGACCGACGTCTGCCGGTGCTCGACACCGAGAACGGCGTGTGGCCCTGCACCTTCGTCGGCGCGTGCTCGACGGTCTGCCCCAAGGGCGTGGACCCCGCGGCGGCGATCCAGCAGGCCAAGATCGCCACCGCGCTGGCCTGGGCCGCCGAGTTCGTCACGCCGCACAAGGGCACGGCCGGCGACCTGAGCGACAAGACCGCACGGAGGGGATCACCATGA